GGTCTGTTATGTTTATCAACAGGTGTAGGTACTGTGACAATATAAATGTTTGCTTCTTTAATATCATCTACTTCTGATGAACAATACAATCCTTTTTGTGAGATGTTAGAGTTTGAAGCCTCTTTAAAAGGGTTTGTTTTAGATAAGACAGATTGTAGTATATTGTTATCTACTTCTAATGTATGATCTGTGCCGTGATTTAACTCTTCGATTCTTTTCTGGTTAATATCAAAACCAACAACTGGATATTTCGTAGCAAATAAACGTGCTAATGGTAACCCAACATATCCTAAACCAATTATACTAATTCTAATCTGTGTATCCATCAATATTGTACCTTCTAAAAGTCACTCCTAATATTATAATATCTCTTGTTAATCCCATAGCTTAGTAACAAAATTATTTTTTAAATAATCTTTGCCACCAGCTTTCCTTTTTATCTTTAGTATATCCATATCCATAACCATAATTATATCCATAACCTCCAGCACTTTTGGATACATCATTAATAACAAAGGATACATTAGAAAGTTTAGAATCTTTAACTAAATCATTTGTAAAATCTATTAATACATTTCTTGACACCCCAGACCTTACCACGTAAAGAGTTGTATCCGCAACATCTGCAATATTAAGAGTATCCGATACTAGTACAAGGGGTGCAGAGTCGATAATAATATATGCATATTGTGATTCCATTTGGTGGATAAGTTTTTGGTATCTACCATTAGAAAGAAGTTCCTGAGGATTAGGAGGAATACTTCCAGCATAGATTACATCACAATTTGGATTGGTATCTGAAGTATGAATAAGATCTTGGACATTAGTAGATTCATCGTATAGATATTCTGTAAGCCCCTTTCTTTTCACTGGTTCACTATCATAACGCTGAATCTGCGGATTTCTGATATCAGAACCAATAAGTAGAGCCCGCCCATTTTTATTTCCTAATGTAAGTGCTAAATTAACTGATACTAAAGTTTTTCCCTCTCCCTTAACAGATGATGTAACCATAATAATTTTAGCTGATTCCTTAACAGGTAGCACAAATTTAAGATTGGAAACCAATACTCTGAAAGATTCTGCTAATTCAGAAAAATCATTTTTTTGCACTAAATGATTTTCTTTATCATTTAATGTTGGTATATCTGCTAAAATACCTAAAGAAGAACGCTCCTTAATATCGTCACGATTATAGATTTTATCATCCCACATAAAGAACAAATAAAATATGGCAAAGGGAAGCAGTATTCCAAGGAACAGAGCTCCCAGAAAAACAATACTCTTTTTAGGTGATATGGGAATATCATCGGTAAATGCGGGATTTACAATTTTTGCTTTTGGAACATTTACAGATAAGTTGATTGCATTTTCTTCTCTCTTCTGTAATAAAAATAAAAATAGTTGCTCCTTAAGATTCTGCTGACGCTCTATTCCACGATACACTTTTGATTGTCCAGGTACCTTCTCAATAAGTCCGTTACTTGTTGCAATCTGATTATTAAATTGTGATATAGTTGCCTGCACAGTCTCCTTTTGCTGACGAATATTCTCACGAACAATCTCTTTTAATGAAGCTATTTCTTTATTCATTTCCACTACAGCAGGGTTTTCATTAGTCGCCTGCTTTAGTGTTTTATTTCTGGTAATAAGAAGTGTATTATATTGAGAAATAGCTTGTTCCAGTGAAAGATTGAGTCCAAGATTGGAAGGCATAAGCTGGTTTCCACCTTTTGCAGCTTCTTGCGCTAAAGAGTTCAAAAGCTCCAGCTGCGCTTGTTGCTGTAAAAGCGCTTTGGTATTATCGTTTGTATTTTGAAGTGCCAATTGTGCCTGGATTTCAAGATCAACGATACGATTGCGATTCTGGAAATCCTCCTTTTGATTTTCTACTCCAGACAGATCACGGGTAATAACCTCTAACCTTTTATCAATAAATTCTTGTGTATTTTTTGCCTGTAAATTTTTATCTCTCAGACCATCCAAATTATATTGCTTTGTGACTTCATTTAGAATAGCTTCTGATTTTTCCGGAACTCCACCTATCAAACTGATATCCATCAACAATGCTTTTTGATCCGGTAGATCTACTTTAATCTTTTCCTCTAATTTTTTAACTCTCTCAATCGGATTCCAAAATACTATTATATATTTTGAACGAAATTTAATTGCAGAATTTTTATGTAGAATAACTGTTCCGAACTTCAAATGTAGAGGTTTGTCAAATTCTCCTTTAAACTCAGCTTTCTTATCATCAATTAATGTAAATTGATGATCACCTACTTCACTAACATTATATTCTGCAGATTTAAATTTCTTTTCATTTTTAAATGAAAGTATTTTACCTGTAATCGGTATCTGTGTAAATAATTCCGAATCCTTAATTTCTCCAGCACTAAAGTATTGAACACTTAGGTTTAAGTTTTTAACAACCTGCATAAGTATTGGACGGGATGTAACTACAGCTACTTCACTTTTCATCTCATCAGCATTTCCTAAGCCTATCCCCAAATTATCCAAATCCGCAAGTGCAGAAGTAAGATCTGTTTCCTTTTTATCAAATTTAAGAGTAGTTTTTGATTGATATTGAGGAATAGAATATCTTAGATAGATGTAGGCTCCAATCATAAACATTAAAATGGATCCAATAAACCAGGGCCATTTTCTTAGATATTGCCCGATAATTTTCTTTATATCTAATACTTCTTCTTTTTCCTGAAATTCTATATGCTGCATGTTCTAGTTTATCGGGTTAAAGAAATAACGAGGGTTGCTGCTGCCAATGCTGAAGCAATAATTTGAAATGTAAGAGCTCTATTTGGATTAGAGTTTGCCTGTATTTGCTTATTATGATCAGGTTCTACATAAAGAACATCATTTTGTTTCATGTAGTAGTAAGGTGAATTTACTATATCCGATCTTGATAAGTCTAAATTAACAACCTGATCCGAACCATCGTCTCCTGAACGAATAAGTTTTACGTTTGTTCGATTTCCAAAATCTGTCATATCTCCCGCAAGACTTAATGCCTGAAAGATATTAAGCTTTTGTGTAGGACTTTCTTTTTGGCCAGGAAGCTTAACCTCACCTAAAACACTAACATTGAAATTTTTCAAAGTAATGGTAACTAAAGGATCTGTAAGATATCTTTTTAAACGGGACTCTAATTCCTGCTTTAACTGTATTTGTGTCATCCCTTTTGCATAAACATTTCCTAACACAGGAAAATTAATATATCCTTCTTCATTTACCATATACTCACTGGGTTGTACATATTGAGTTATACCATTTGGAGACTCACTTCCAACACGATTTGCAGTATTTAGGTTAAATGGTTTTACTGCTATCTCATCAAGCGCAGAAACGAGAATCAGAAGCACATCACTTTCTTGTATATGTAACCCCTGAAATTTTGCTTTAGCCACTTCCTCCTCCATATTATGCTGTGCCATATATACCATATTTTGTTTAGGCTTGCAAGATGCCAAAACCGCTGACAAAATTATAAGGTAAGTAATAATAGTTTTATTCATGATATTATTTAATCTACTGTCGCTTGTCTTTAATTTTATTTATTGATTACATCCGAACAAGCTATTTTTTTCTACTAATTTGTGATTTAATGTTCACCTGCTGGTGACAATCTATTCTAAAATTTTATTTATTAATTTTTAATCAATGCCAATATACCTACAGTTATTGAAGCAATTACAGAGGCAACAGAAATGTAAAGTCCAGTATTAGGATCTACCCTAGCTGCTTTTTCCCTGTTAGCATTTGGCTGAACATATACTACATCATTTTGTTTAAGATAATAGTAAGGAGAATTTATAAAATTAGCACTTGTAAGATCTATTCTTTCTTTACTGATCTGCCCGTCAACATTTCGAACAATTAAAATATTATTCCTTACTCCATAAGCAGTTAAATCTCCTGCTAGACCAATCGCTCCTAATAAGGTTGTATTTCCATCTGGTATCACATATGTCCCTGGCTTAGAAACTTCTCCCAGAACAGAAACTTTAAAATTAATAAGTTTTATATCTACAATAGGACTTTTTACATACTCCGAAATTAATCCTGTGAGCTTGGTTCTTAATGTTTCAATATTTTCATTTTTAGTGCTTACTTTTCCTATCTGAGGAAAAACAATATCACCATTGGTATCTATGACATAAGTTGGTCCGGACGCCGGAACCTGCTGGGGAAGATTATTGGAACTAGGCAATGTGTATTGAGCAACTGTACTACCTGAAGAATAATTCTGATTAAAAGGCTTTACTACATCCATATCCTTTGCTGAAACTGTAATAATCAATTGATCTCCAGGCTGAAAATCAATCCTGCTATTTTTAATCGAATTTTCGAGTGTAATACTATCAATATCTTTCATATAATTGATATCCTGTCTCGTTGTACAAGAAAACATTGCTAAACTTACAGCACCATAAATAAAATACTTTAAACTCATTCCTGATAATTTTTCCACAAAAATAGGATAATTATTTTTTTACAAACTATGCATTGATTTCATTACACTCAATTAGTCTTCTACTAATGGTTCTTTATCCAAAATTTCAAACTCGGAGTTATTGCTTATAAACTCCTGAACAATAGTTTTTAAAATTCTAACTACCTGTAATTTATCTCTTTTAACAGCAGCTAATATAATCTGCTTGCATAGCATATCCACCTCATCGAATTCCATTATCGGATCTCTTGAGATCAAAATCTTTTCATGGTGTGTAGGAATGGTAACAGTATTATTACTTAAAAGTTCCTCATATAATTTCTCTCCCGGTCTTAAACCAATGAAAGTAATTTTTATATCTACATCTGGCGTATAACCAGATAGTTTTATCATTCTTTTAGCAAGATCTAAAATCTTAACAGGTTCACCCATATCAAATACATAAATCTCTCCTCCATTACCCATAGTTCCTGCCTGAAGTACAAGTTCACATGCTTCAGGAATTGTCATAAAGTAACGAATAATGTCCGGGTGAGTAATCGTAACGGGACCTCCTTTTTCTATTTGCTTTCTAAAGTGAGGAATAACCGAACCGTTTGATCCCAATACATTCCCAAAACGCGTAGTAATAAACTTAGTAGTATTTCCCGGAGAATTCTGTAAAGACTGAACAAACAATTCTGCTGCTCTTTTTGACGCCCCCATTACATTGGTAGGGTTAACAGCCTTATCGGTAGAAACCATCACAAAACGGTTTACTTTATACTTTTTCGATAATAAAGAAACGTTCTTTGTCCCTAAGATATTTACAAAAATAGCTTCATGCGGATTTTCTTCGATTAACGGAACGTGCTTGTATGCAGCCGCGTGATATACCATTGAGAACTGATAGTCTTCAAACACTTTTTCTAATCTGTAACTGTTAGAAATATCTGCCAATACAAATTTAAATCGTTGCTCAGGAAATTTTTCCAGAAGTTCTAATTCCAATTCATATAATGGGGACTCTGCCTGATCAAGAACTACAATTAATGCAGGATTGAACTGCGCAACTTGTCTAACAATTTCACTTCCAATAGAACCAGCACCTCCTGTAACTAAAACATTTTTATCAAAATGTCTCTTTTTAACATCTTCGCTCTCTATTTTTATAGGTTTACGATTCAGTAAATCTTCAATCTGAAGCTGGCTGATTCCTCCAACAAGATCACTATCTCGCATCTTACTAAGTGTCGGAGCCTTCAGCACTCTTAAACCACTATCCAAAGCTAAGGTCATCCATTCTTCGATTTCCTGCTTTGTCATAATCTCTTTAATCAACAATACAGCATCAAACTGCTTGATTAATTTTTCACTTTTAAAAAACTGATTTTTATTATAAATCTTGTAGCCCAATAGTAAAGCTCTGTTTGAGTCTGATCTTCCAGTTAGAAATCCCTGTAATCGATAGGGATAGTTAGGATTATGCATAATGGCGCGAGCCAATGCTACAGAAGCCTCTCCAACACCTACCACTGCTATTCTTACTTTAGAAGAAGCACCTTTAATATCAATCAGCATATTAAAGAATTGCTTGGTAACCATCCTGAAAAAGAACATGATGGATACCGAAATAAGGAAATATAAAAACAGATTAGGATACAGGAAGAGTGATGTACCCATGGCCATCTGTGAAATGTAATTGATAATCAAAAGACTGACCAATGTACTTCCTGATGATAGTATAATCTTGAAAAAATCAAAGAAAGTAGAATGTCTTATAATACCTGCATAGGTTTTGAAGACATACATAAACAGGATATTAATCCCAATTACTAAAATCCTTTTCTGAACAACATATTCCGGAAAATTAACTTTTACATCCAGATTCCTTAAGAAAAGACGTGAAAGCAAAATTGAAAAAAAGATAATTAAAATATCGATAATGATAACCAACCATCTCGGTATATATCTCAATTTCGTGATTTTCACAATGTTATCGCCATTGTAAAGAGCATTAAAAGCTTCATGCAACTTTTTCATTCAACATTAGGTGATTTTATTAGCGGGGCAAAGGTAATAGATATTATTCATAATTTTAATGCAATTGTTTAATTTCTTTTTTCTACTTTATCTATT
The sequence above is drawn from the Chryseobacterium daecheongense genome and encodes:
- a CDS encoding polysaccharide biosynthesis/export family protein; protein product: MAQHNMEEEVAKAKFQGLHIQESDVLLILVSALDEIAVKPFNLNTANRVGSESPNGITQYVQPSEYMVNEEGYINFPVLGNVYAKGMTQIQLKQELESRLKRYLTDPLVTITLKNFNVSVLGEVKLPGQKESPTQKLNIFQALSLAGDMTDFGNRTNVKLIRSGDDGSDQVVNLDLSRSDIVNSPYYYMKQNDVLYVEPDHNKQIQANSNPNRALTFQIIASALAAATLVISLTR
- a CDS encoding polysaccharide biosynthesis/export family protein — its product is MSLKYFIYGAVSLAMFSCTTRQDINYMKDIDSITLENSIKNSRIDFQPGDQLIITVSAKDMDVVKPFNQNYSSGSTVAQYTLPSSNNLPQQVPASGPTYVIDTNGDIVFPQIGKVSTKNENIETLRTKLTGLISEYVKSPIVDIKLINFKVSVLGEVSKPGTYVIPDGNTTLLGAIGLAGDLTAYGVRNNILIVRNVDGQISKERIDLTSANFINSPYYYLKQNDVVYVQPNANREKAARVDPNTGLYISVASVIASITVGILALIKN
- a CDS encoding polysaccharide biosynthesis tyrosine autokinase — translated: MQHIEFQEKEEVLDIKKIIGQYLRKWPWFIGSILMFMIGAYIYLRYSIPQYQSKTTLKFDKKETDLTSALADLDNLGIGLGNADEMKSEVAVVTSRPILMQVVKNLNLSVQYFSAGEIKDSELFTQIPITGKILSFKNEKKFKSAEYNVSEVGDHQFTLIDDKKAEFKGEFDKPLHLKFGTVILHKNSAIKFRSKYIIVFWNPIERVKKLEEKIKVDLPDQKALLMDISLIGGVPEKSEAILNEVTKQYNLDGLRDKNLQAKNTQEFIDKRLEVITRDLSGVENQKEDFQNRNRIVDLEIQAQLALQNTNDNTKALLQQQAQLELLNSLAQEAAKGGNQLMPSNLGLNLSLEQAISQYNTLLITRNKTLKQATNENPAVVEMNKEIASLKEIVRENIRQQKETVQATISQFNNQIATSNGLIEKVPGQSKVYRGIERQQNLKEQLFLFLLQKREENAINLSVNVPKAKIVNPAFTDDIPISPKKSIVFLGALFLGILLPFAIFYLFFMWDDKIYNRDDIKERSSLGILADIPTLNDKENHLVQKNDFSELAESFRVLVSNLKFVLPVKESAKIIMVTSSVKGEGKTLVSVNLALTLGNKNGRALLIGSDIRNPQIQRYDSEPVKRKGLTEYLYDESTNVQDLIHTSDTNPNCDVIYAGSIPPNPQELLSNGRYQKLIHQMESQYAYIIIDSAPLVLVSDTLNIADVADTTLYVVRSGVSRNVLIDFTNDLVKDSKLSNVSFVINDVSKSAGGYGYNYGYGYGYTKDKKESWWQRLFKK
- a CDS encoding nucleoside-diphosphate sugar epimerase/dehydratase, with the translated sequence MKKLHEAFNALYNGDNIVKITKLRYIPRWLVIIIDILIIFFSILLSRLFLRNLDVKVNFPEYVVQKRILVIGINILFMYVFKTYAGIIRHSTFFDFFKIILSSGSTLVSLLIINYISQMAMGTSLFLYPNLFLYFLISVSIMFFFRMVTKQFFNMLIDIKGASSKVRIAVVGVGEASVALARAIMHNPNYPYRLQGFLTGRSDSNRALLLGYKIYNKNQFFKSEKLIKQFDAVLLIKEIMTKQEIEEWMTLALDSGLRVLKAPTLSKMRDSDLVGGISQLQIEDLLNRKPIKIESEDVKKRHFDKNVLVTGGAGSIGSEIVRQVAQFNPALIVVLDQAESPLYELELELLEKFPEQRFKFVLADISNSYRLEKVFEDYQFSMVYHAAAYKHVPLIEENPHEAIFVNILGTKNVSLLSKKYKVNRFVMVSTDKAVNPTNVMGASKRAAELFVQSLQNSPGNTTKFITTRFGNVLGSNGSVIPHFRKQIEKGGPVTITHPDIIRYFMTIPEACELVLQAGTMGNGGEIYVFDMGEPVKILDLAKRMIKLSGYTPDVDIKITFIGLRPGEKLYEELLSNNTVTIPTHHEKILISRDPIMEFDEVDMLCKQIILAAVKRDKLQVVRILKTIVQEFISNNSEFEILDKEPLVED